From Caretta caretta isolate rCarCar2 chromosome 14, rCarCar1.hap1, whole genome shotgun sequence, the proteins below share one genomic window:
- the RNF222 gene encoding RING finger protein 222, translating into MSKKRAEHVTDMTGISETHTSKEKPLGECPVCYEKFHPLEAAQRTLRCGHTFCHDCLVKCLLSSRLDGQVQNNIICPVCRYVTFLSKKVTRWPPKPGESPKPVELALSPSLLPHLAKSAPDNTLVVPSHFVMPVQSYGRSDSMSGSPMDSMAMPGSLAREAHVFMISDHGMPLVEESCRSVVRGHGTEVPESGASMSSLGMWCCQSPIILAVLLILTVALLAAVFPWVLLVKRSF; encoded by the exons ATGTCCAAAAAGC GTGCGGAGCATGTGACTGACATGACTGGGATATCTGAGACTCACACCAGCAAGGAGAAGCCCCTTGGTGAGTGCCCCGTGTGCTATGAGAAATTCCACCCACTGGAGGCTGCCCAGAGGACACTGAGATGTGGACACACCTTCTGCCACGACTGCCTGGTGAAGTGCTTGCTTTCCTCCAGGCTAGACGGGCAGGTCCAGAACAATATCATCTGCCCTGTCTGCCGCTATGTGACGTTCCTCAGCAAGAAGGTGACCCGCTGGCCTCCCAAACCAGGGGAGTCCCCCAAACCTGTGGAGCTGGCTCTCTCACCCTCCTTGTTGCCCCACCTAGCAAAGTCAGCGCCAGACAACACCTTGGTGGTCCCCAGCCATTTTGTGATGCCAGTGCAGAGCTATGGCAGGAGTGACAGCATGAGTGGCAGCCCCATGGACTCAATGGCCATGCCGGGCAGCCTGGCTCGGGAAGCCCATGTCTTCATGATCAGTGATCATGGGATGCCGCTGGTGGAGGAGAGCTGTAGGTCAGTGGTTAGGGGACACGGCACAGAGGTGCCAGAGTCAGGGGCATCCATGAGTTCCCTTGGGATGTGGTGCTGCCAGTCACCCATTATACTGGCTGTTCTCCTCATCTTGACAGTTGCCCTGTTGGCGGCCGTGTTCCCTTGGGTCCTGTTGGTGAAGAGGAGTTTCTGA